GTTCGAGGTAGACGAGCTGAGAGTCGGCTTCGTACGGTGCAACGACGTACGGGACTTGTATCTTTTTCAATTCGTCGATGAGATTGCGAGCCATCTCCGGTGTGACGTCGATGGCCTTCTGAAACTCGAGGGCTGCTTGGGACGGCTTGCCAGCCTTCAGGAGCTCCATGGCCGATTTTTTACTCTCTTCGCGGCGTTTGGCACGGGATCCCTCGGTAGCGGCTTTGCTGGGCAAAAAGTCGCCGTCGAAGACCAGATATGGTGTGACGCCAAAATGCTTGAGCATCCTCACCCTGTGCATGGCGAAGTCGACATACCTGGTGCGGTGTCAGGTACACGGGACATACAAACCAAGGGTGCGCAGCTCTCCAGAATGCGAGATGCAGCGCATTGCTAATAAAGGGCCGCACTCACTTGCGGGTGGGGTTGCCTTTGGCCAGATCAACTGCACAGGCAATGGCTCCGCGATGAAGCCATCCGtaggcgtcgacgccgagcgtCTCGCCGGCGAACTTCTTCAACTCGGTTGGCCTGTGGATGGATTTGAGAAGCGGGAGAAGGCCTAGGGTGGCGATAGTGAGCAACCTCGTCCGTCAGGCCGGAAgcaagggagagaagagaggcaGTACCTGAGACGCCCATTGTCAATTTCGAGGCAACGAGAGCGACTCGCAGCCCTCAAAGAAAGCACAAAAGTCGTCGGGCTCTCTCGAATCCGATTCACAGGCCAAGAAGCCGAGCAGACAAGGAACAACCAGTGCTCAATCCATTCGTCGAGGGGCTAGGCGCGTAAAGAGAGGGTTCGTGGAGACGATGGGGATAATCGTGTGTCGCCAAGTCAGGTGATCCGGAGGGGGAGGCAAATGTAAACAAAGCAATGGGAGGCGACCGACTCGTCAGACTAGGCCACGCGGAGAGGTGTTGCAAAATCGGACTGGGAGCTGCGAGAGACTTGAAGTCAACAAAATTCACCACGAAGCTTGAGGTCGGAGGAGAGAGGGTGTGCAGGTGGAGTGTGAATCACGGCTTCCTGCACGAGAAAGGGACGGTGAATCGCCGGGGACGGTAAGAGGGGAGCTGGCCCTGGTATATTGGAACGCGGGTGTCCACAGCGCACCGCGTCAGGTCCATAATACCTATCGCGACTCTCgctttcctctctctcttttttctgcTTTGGCAGGGCCCAGGCTGAGCCTTACCCCAAAGAGGACTAGCTCCACCGAGGCTTGAACTTCTAGAGGAACGTCACTGTGTCCCGATCCGGCTGAGGAGCCATTGGACCCTCCGCTCATTTTTAATGGAGCtgcccttttttttttttgtcgtCCGTGCAGCGGTGCCGTCGCTGGATGTGATTTTCATCTGGTCGGGGGCACAGACCGACACTCACAGAGCAGACATCTTCGTTTCGATCTCCAGTTCAAGTTCAGCCTCAGTCTCAATCTTGACTGTCTCATACACTGGGTCTCTCACTTTAGACATACTGCAGGTGCACAGTACCCACCCGTCGTCAAGATGCCCTCAACATTACAAAAGGCCCGCAAGCACATTGCGAAGAAGCGCAACGGCCACGACCTGGCCCTGCATGAGTTCTCCAGAGACTCTAAGCGTCTTCACAAGGCGTCGATAAGAGACCAGAAGCTAGAGAAGCTCCATGCCTCAAGAAACAAGAAGGAACAGCCCTTGCGTAAGATGTCACGAGTGTTTTAGGCTGCCAATACGGAACGAGTGAAAGCTGATGTACGCCAGTTGACCGTGCCCATTACTTCCAAAAGGCTGTCCAGGAAAAGGGACCTGGTGCGTTTGAGCTGCCCGCCGTACAGGAACTCATCCACAAGTCCGTCCATGAACTCGCGGTTCGCACCATCAAACACTGACATCAAGGCAGGTTTGTGCACCAATACGACGAGGAGTACGCCGAGGTCAAGAAAACCCGCCGGCCGGGGCGCCCTGCGAGCCCCAAGGAGGACCTATTGAAGCAGAAGATTGCAAACCTGGAAGAGGAGTACAGGATCGGCTTCTGTCAGTAGCCACCGCATGGCGTCCTCCTTTCCAACCTTATCTTTCCTCTCCTAACCCTGTCACAGACCTTCCTGACCTCCTGAATGAGTCCAACACCATCCTACTCGACCTCTGGGAGGGCTCATGGTCTTACCTGACCTCCGTCGCCTGGGTTAAAATCACAAACGACGGCACCATCAAGCAGTCCAGCTTTCCTCCCAAGGGCAGCTCCTGAAATGGTAGACATGATTGCGAAGGCGTTTTCGGCGTTTGGAGGGTTCGTACCAGACCATCGGCAAGTCAGGCCATGGGACGGGGAAAATGGAAATATCCCAGCGATCTCTATTGAGGCAACAGCAGGGACTTTGGTCGGCTTCAACTCCCGTATACGGGGTTCGACACGGCGCAAGACTTGCGGGTGGTAGGCGCAAACTCTTCGCGGGCCATGTCTCAGACAAGCATGCGCTGTACCCAGAGTCTTGTTTGGCCAGCATGCACTTTTATCCGGTTACATACAGCAGCCGTGCTAGTTCAGAAACGAAGGCAGGCGATTGCTCGGTCCGCATTAGACCCGTACGATCAAACCACTGGTTATTCGGATGTCCCAGTAGCTGCCTCATGGGCCGTCACACAAGGGGGCCGCGAGAACGCCAAACCCGGTGATCATGTGGCATCATGGGCATCGcgccgcagcaacagcctTCTGAGAAGCGCACCATGCTAGGAGCTGGACTGCATCATGTAGAGAGCCAACGTGGTGACCTCGCTTGAAACACTGACGACAGGTGTGCCGTCAACGAGGCTCGCCGGCGCTACCTAGGACCTGGCAGGGCGAAATTTAATCATCGTCCCCCAACCCATGCTCCTGATCGCTAGTGAACGAGTTTCCATGTTACACATCACAAATGACGATGATGCCAGCAGCCGCCGTTTTGATCTCTCGGTCCAGCCTCGAACCTATGCCGACTGACATATTCCCACGACTCTCAGCATGCATCAATCTGTCCCAAGCCTCCTGGCCCAGATAACAGGAACCACGTTGTTCGCCAAGCGGAACATGGACATCCGCCGTTGCCGTATCCCTTTGCTCGACACTCACAATACATACTTCGTCGGTGCCAGGTGCTACACTGTACAACTGTCCCCGTTACCATCCATCGCCTTCATGGACCTCGAAATGGTTACACGCTGGCAGGAATTATGTGGTCGGCATGGCCCCGTTGACTAGACTCGTTCCAGACTTCTAGACCTTGGTGGCTAGAGGTGTTGTGGACGGCATTGTAAGATGTCGCGAACTGAAAGGATCACTTAATGTAAAAAGCATATCGCGATACCGGTATCACAACCCTGACTGGGCCCTCGATGTACCGCCTAGTTGGAAGGTTTCATGCGACTCAATGTCGTCCTGCTCTCTTCGCAGGCAAGTATATCCCCTCGCGGAATCGCCTGTCAATGACCCCCTCGTGATAGACAACATTGTCGTTCCCAGATCTCTGCTGCCGATTTTTCCAGCCTGATTCAGTTTGCTGCTCAGCGGAAGCATCCGCCAAATATCTTGCTAGCACCCAACAACCGTACTCTCGCTCTATTTCTCCAGTCCTTCCAATGTAAGCCTCGCTCGAGTACGTTGTTCTTTTTCTCACGAACGGCTGACCCAGATAGCAATCATGTGTAAATACGTTACCCATCTC
The DNA window shown above is from Colletotrichum destructivum chromosome 2, complete sequence and carries:
- a CDS encoding Putative translation machinery-associated protein; the encoded protein is MPSTLQKARKHIAKKRNGHDLALHEFSRDSKRLHKASIRDQKLEKLHASRNKKEQPLLDRAHYFQKAVQEKGPGAFELPAVQELIHKFVHQYDEEYAEVKKTRRPGRPASPKEDLLKQKIANLEEEYRIGFYLPDLLNESNTILLDLWEGSWSYLTSVAWVKITNDGTIKQSSFPPKGSS